A region of the Phoenix dactylifera cultivar Barhee BC4 chromosome 10, palm_55x_up_171113_PBpolish2nd_filt_p, whole genome shotgun sequence genome:
CAAATACAAAGGAACATGGAGCATAATGGCTTGTGACAAGGTCACGGGGGAGGTCAAAGAGTACACGGCAAAGTTTCTGGTCGTGGCCACTGGAGAGAACGATGAAGGGATGATACCAGATATCCCGGGTTTGAAGACCTTCTCTGGGGAGGTCGTCCACTCTTCTTTTTACAAGTCGGGGGCTGCTTACGCTGGCAAAAATGTTCTGGTTGTTGGAAGCGGTAACTCAGGCATGGAGATTGCTTATGATCTCTCAAACTTTGGAGCAAAAACCGCCATCACCATCCAAAGCCCGGTAACTAGATTTACCTTGAAACATGCTTGATATTAGTATTACAATTAGTTTTATAGGGGTTTGTATGTTTTATATAAGTAGTTGTATCCAATATTTCATACTTGCAAATATAATCAATA
Encoded here:
- the LOC120112223 gene encoding probable indole-3-pyruvate monooxygenase YUCCA10, whose product is MKKEVLIVGAGPSGLATAACLNMFSIPNIILEKEDCSASLWRRRAYDRLKLHLAKQFCELPHMPYPSTFPTFIPKDQFIQYLDNYQARFKPNIVYCTVVDSANYDKYKGTWSIMACDKVTGEVKEYTAKFLVVATGENDEGMIPDIPGLKTFSGEVVHSSFYKSGAAYAGKNVLVVGSGNSGMEIAYDLSNFGAKTAITIQSPVTRFTLKHA